The genome window ATATATGACCAAATCCATACGATACGAGACGAGTCTTGGTTTAGTCATTTTTAGGTTGAGTGTGCATTTACACATTTGATTTTTCCATACCTCCCAAAGTAAAGTTCCAAATATTTTACCTAAATTTCCAAATGCATATTAGAAATGGTTTTGGGCTTGAGTTTGATAATGCCAAATGGTCGCATGTAAAATGGTCCATTACATGCGTAAAAAGAGAGATCTCTTTAGGACCATGTCATTAATCGCATATTCAAAGGACGAATATTGTCACTTACCACCACACAGACATAgatagaaagagaaaaaggggtTCAACTTTTTATGTAACCCAGAAAGGGAAATAAGATACAACAAGATAAAATCTTTAGAAAACTTGGGCACCAAGCTCATTCCAATTTCCAGGCTATTTACAACCGACACACAACAGTCCAAGAGCAGGTGGAGACAGTACCTTCTTTTTGAGAGATAGCATGGAAATGATCAATCTTTTTTTAGGAAAACAGTATTATTATACATTTTAATTACTTTTGGTTGCCTCTTTTTAATTCTTCGTTGGCTAGAATGTACTATTGCCTGTCAAAACCCATGATTCTTCCAAGAAATATGcgtttgatattttttttttccattttataCGAGCGATATTGGGGGTTTTCTCACGAGCAATAAAAGTGTCTTGCGGATTCAAACATGAAATTACTAGTCTGCAAGTTAATTTTTCACTGGGCCAGATTGTtggcattttttttcttcttaaaattGCCTATGTGCGCCAGGCTAAGTATTATTAAGTAATAgccacaacaacaaaatgaCCTCTGATCACACACTAGTTATGTTTTGATCCCTTCTTCTAAAACGAATTCAggttttctctcttttgaaTGCAAGTTTAAGGTAGAATAGATAGATATGGGCAAATCTTTGCTCATTGGTATTTAGATTTTCAGATGGTGGAATAATGTTCGATTATGGCAAAAGATGCCACTGAGGCAACAGTACCTGCAAACTTCTAGCttgcaagaagaaaaattaccagtttataattaattttcagTATAAATGtagcaaaataaataaaagaaagttcATCAACCATaaactaaaatatttttatagatTTGCTGAATGAGGGAGATTTAGTACAAGGAATTGTTTTTAAGTATCTAATATCTTAATTTGTCTGCAATGCCTGACTAGACTAACCCCCACCCCTGTTGTAAAAACAGGGATACTGTGTATATATGGTTCTGTACAAACCCAAATTAATGGAAGGAAGAACCATGAGTTGAATTACATGGTTTCCCTTTGACCAATCATAATCCCCCAAAACCAATGATCTAGGCGATTAAATATGATATAAACAATTATAAGATATAAAGCagagagagacacagagagagagacagagacagagagcaAAGTTTATTAAAAGGCTTTGTGATAAAAGTCATGAATCTTCTTCCATGAGTCTTCCCTTTGCATCTTCAACTGCTTGTAGAAGTTCCCAATAAAGGTCTCAGCTTTGGTAAAAAGCTCTTGCCCACTAATTTCCcccacttcttcttcttcctccatttCATGTTTTTCCTCAATTACCTCATGATCTCCTTGATCAGCCTCACTACCCCCTATGAAGAAAAGGCTAGGCATAGAAGGACATTTCTTGACACTGTCTATTTTCACAGTGCCAGCAATCTTCTCTGATCTAGATTTTTCAACAACCTTCGCCTTCTTTTCAGAAGATTTTTCAGAAGATTTTTCGGAAGATTTTTCGGAAGATTTGGAACCTACCCTTTTATCTTCATCACTATCGGCAACAACCCTTTTATCAGAGGAGGCAAATTCTGAAGCCATAACCAGAGGTTTGTCTTTGTCATAATCTGAAGGGTTGGAAAAGGCAGAGAGAAGGCCGGCTTGTGCTCCGAGGGCAATAATGAGGAGGTTAGTGATGATGTAGAGATAAGGAGTTCTGAGTGATGAGGATAATAGAGGTGCAATGATGAGAAGAATGGCAAGAAGAGAAAGAACTAGAATCTGAGGTTTTTCAACTTTGTTCATGGCTTCTGTTGAAGGACTGAAAAGGTGGTGAGGAGGAATAGGAATGAATGAGAGGGAATGCGAGGAATGAGAGGAATGGGTTTGTAGTGGTAGAAACCAAGTAAAGCCTGTGGACATATTTATAGAAGGGAAGAGATAAGTAACTTGTCGTGCTAACAGGATCATGGCTGgagaataatatataatagTCAAAAAGTACAAAAGAATTTCATAGGAAACCAGTGCCGGAATCACAGTACAATTTTATCTCTTCATGCATGTCGTCATTTCATCATCCTTTAATTTAAGCTGTCACTCAAATTATACAGTTGCATAATTTGAATTCACTGTGCATCAATTAGGAAGAGGTTCGAAAGAGGCTTGTAGttagtgtttaatttaaaagcatTCAACTTTGCATTCAACTTTGCACTCTAGGTCATGCGTTTGATTACCCCAGTCCTAATGTTGCttgtttttattaataataataataataataataataaaaactatcAACATATTTCATAGGAGCATTTTGTGTTATCTTAATAAGATTTGGGTTATCACCAACGAGGTCGAGCCCAGTAAAATAGGGTCCCGACTTACAGACCAATCATCTTGAGTTCGAACCCCATAACATCATAATAGTATGTGTGTAAAGAACCCTctagtttagactattgctTGATAAATCTATACTAACCACTGCCTGAAAATCAACTCAATATTATCATGAAAATTGAGTTGTGGCAAGCAAACACAACAGAAGATGCAAGAGGGAGAGAAATCTGAACACAATTGGACAATGGTCGATAAGGTCGGTGAAAGCATATTCTTTAATTGCTTTCATTTGCtctttttgtttctaaagGTTTACCAGGCTCTTGCCACCCTTTCTACAGCTTCAGCCTTTTTTGGACACTGATTTTTCTCTCCCCTCCTGATTTTGGACCTATTGAGAATCCACCAGTCCCACTTGTAGTACTAGTGCGCTTGTAGTGAGTGGTCCCCTCCACTTTTAAGGCCCACTAGCCTCTcgcaatcaaaataaaatgaccTCACTTTTACACCCCATGCACCTAAGGGTGctcaaactttttcttttttttattttcttttttcttttttctttttttaatttgttattgTTTATTTCTAGTTGTCAAAGCATATTAGTAATTACTTTCTTTCTAAATATATATCTAtcacatttatttattacatTATATTGTTGATAATGTCTTTAATTAAAGTGAAATCTGCTTGTGTAAATGAGTTTCATTTCAGTAAAAAGTGTGACCTGATCacgataaataaatatctaGTAAAGCAATACCTTTCAACTAATACTGAAATTGATTTCAAAATTATGACCGTCTCATCCTAGGATTCACCTCTCTCCCCCACCCACTCTCTAATGTCCTCAAATTCCTAGCTTCCTCTACCTTGAAAGagaattcataaattaaaggCTTCAAAAGAAAGTGGATAAGGAAAAGAATGCATGCACATAATTTTACTGTTCAAACTTTTCTGTTTGGCACCCGTCGCCAAGAGCAAAGATATAGCAACCCTTTGTCATATTCAGGCTAAGTTTATCCACAATTTGTCAAAAGTGTTTTGTCACCTTTTGAATTATCTGTAATCTTAATGGTTTAATGGTTCAGAAATGACTTATCCAAATCAATTATACTCTGTAGAGAGACAAGTAGGGGACCCACATCAGATAGCCTACATAATGGAGACAAACATCCCCCAGAAATAACCAAACGAAAAGTCTCCCCGACG of Prunus dulcis chromosome 4, ALMONDv2, whole genome shotgun sequence contains these proteins:
- the LOC117626567 gene encoding uncharacterized protein LOC117626567; amino-acid sequence: MSTGFTWFLPLQTHSSHSSHSLSFIPIPPHHLFSPSTEAMNKVEKPQILVLSLLAILLIIAPLLSSSLRTPYLYIITNLLIIALGAQAGLLSAFSNPSDYDKDKPLVMASEFASSDKRVVADSDEDKRVGSKSSEKSSEKSSEKSSEKKAKVVEKSRSEKIAGTVKIDSVKKCPSMPSLFFIGGSEADQGDHEVIEEKHEMEEEEEVGEISGQELFTKAETFIGNFYKQLKMQREDSWKKIHDFYHKAF